The DNA region TCGGTTGGAGGCCCCTTCCTGGCGTTCCTGTGAGACAGTCAAAAAAAGATCGTCCCAGACGGCTTTTTTCGAAGTCGTTTTTTGTTTAAGGCGAAATATCTGCCAATATTTCGATCCAACCAGAAACAGTCATTTGTTGGAGCGGCGGCGTGGGAAGTGAACGTTCCTGCAATGGCTCACGACCTTCGGCATCGCGAGCCGTCCGGACCAGCGCGGCGTAGGCGGCCTACCAGCCGGCGAGGTCACCCTTAAGGTCATCGATCGGGAGGGCCGCGTACCCTTTGCGGGTGGTGTCCACGCTCTCGTGCCCAAGGTGCGCCGCCACCCGCCCGAAGTCCTTGACCTGCCCCAGCAGCCGCGTCCCCGCATACTTCCGCCCCGGGTGAAAGCCCCGGAACTTCACACCAGCAACCTGAAACGCCTTGCCCAGGTGATACCGGGCCGTCTCCGGATCCGCGAACCGGAACACCCGGTCGGGGCTGGTGGTGCGCAGCCCGTTGAGCTGCTCCGTGCCCCCGGGGCCGTACAGGACCCGGTAATCGCGCACCGCCCGCGCCAGCGACGTGCTCATCGCCACCACCCGGCTCTTGCGGCTCTTGCCAGACGTGACCAGGAGGCGCCGTGCCCCCTCGTCCAGTTCTTCCCACCTCAGCGCCAGGGCCTCGCTGATCCGCAGCCCCCCATGGGCCGTGAGCAGCAGCAGGAGCCGGGCCTGTACGTCGGCCACCTGCAGCACATCGTGG from Deinococcus terrestris includes:
- a CDS encoding tyrosine-type recombinase/integrase, producing MPEQQPRPGGGELAFYRGDLLALTREWTSLHDEELRRRAVKAAADRDISALVSLTTAYLSHAGASGVLTSPHTVAAYGRGVRQFLAWAETQAVSLLRPGRHEGQNFVNALLAEGRAPAGVSQRVAAASCLYRALRWAGATDATPFQDVRVPRDPTPGLVKRPPYTDDELHDVLQVADVQARLLLLLTAHGGLRISEALALRWEELDEGARRLLVTSGKSRKSRVVAMSTSLARAVRDYRVLYGPGGTEQLNGLRTTSPDRVFRFADPETARYHLGKAFQVAGVKFRGFHPGRKYAGTRLLGQVKDFGRVAAHLGHESVDTTRKGYAALPIDDLKGDLAGW